Proteins found in one Legionella pneumophila subsp. pascullei genomic segment:
- a CDS encoding transporter substrate-binding domain-containing protein: protein MKLLQLLLFIIISSSSYSLNLTIGTSKFNPPFEVWSGNKSSLYGFDIDLMQEICRRLHANCTFEAYIFDDLFPELTNRRVDLVIASMIITDERKKHFIFSLPYMESNSQYITTIHSKISTFDELHGKKIGVRKGTPYARQVLSENHNNQIIFYELIQDMLLGLSNNEVDASLMDYEAAKYWMASEPYTYKLIGDKISIGEGYAIMANPDQYVLIKKINKILLEMEADGTYLRLYSEYF from the coding sequence ATGAAGTTACTGCAACTTCTCTTATTTATTATTATTTCCTCTAGTTCTTATTCATTAAATTTAACGATTGGTACTTCAAAATTTAATCCACCTTTTGAAGTTTGGTCTGGTAACAAGAGTTCATTGTATGGATTTGATATAGACCTTATGCAAGAAATATGTAGAAGATTACATGCGAACTGCACTTTTGAAGCTTACATATTCGATGATTTATTTCCCGAGTTAACAAACCGTAGGGTCGATCTGGTTATCGCCTCAATGATTATTACAGATGAAAGAAAGAAACACTTTATTTTTAGTCTGCCTTATATGGAAAGTAACTCACAATATATAACTACCATCCATTCTAAAATCAGTACATTTGATGAACTACACGGTAAAAAAATTGGAGTAAGAAAAGGAACTCCTTATGCAAGGCAAGTCTTGTCAGAAAACCACAACAATCAGATCATTTTTTATGAACTTATACAAGATATGCTTCTTGGCTTAAGCAATAATGAAGTTGATGCCAGTTTAATGGATTATGAAGCAGCAAAATATTGGATGGCATCTGAACCCTATACTTATAAATTAATTGGTGACAAAATTTCTATTGGAGAAGGATATGCCATTATGGCAAACCCTGATCAATATGTATTAATAAAAAAAATAAATAAAATACTTCTTGAAATGGAAGCTGATGGAACTTACCTGAGACTTTATTCAGAATACTTTTAA
- a CDS encoding NUDIX hydrolase, translated as MESNNTQQAIKTHSSVIVLYDLSRDSLILTKRSEMLKKHPGEVCFPGGFQEIKDQNLYSTALRELNEELGVTSDRITLIRKLKIEKTLLGLVIHPWFASIDSIFPYTMNPQEVSELILVPMPLVKNLKNYKEIRIEKEGRHIITCQFIANQELIWGATARIMRQLASQ; from the coding sequence ATGGAATCAAATAATACCCAACAAGCCATTAAAACACATTCATCTGTTATTGTCTTATATGATCTTTCCAGAGACTCGTTAATTCTCACCAAACGAAGTGAGATGCTAAAAAAACACCCGGGAGAAGTGTGCTTTCCTGGAGGATTTCAAGAAATAAAAGATCAAAATTTATATAGCACTGCATTAAGAGAGCTTAATGAAGAGCTAGGTGTTACATCAGACAGAATAACTCTGATCAGAAAATTAAAAATTGAAAAGACTTTGCTCGGTTTAGTCATTCACCCTTGGTTCGCCAGTATTGATTCCATATTTCCTTACACTATGAATCCACAAGAGGTTAGTGAATTAATTCTTGTGCCCATGCCTTTGGTAAAAAATCTGAAAAATTATAAAGAAATTAGGATTGAAAAAGAGGGGAGACATATTATCACCTGCCAATTTATTGCTAATCAAGAGTTAATATGGGGCGCCACAGCAAGAATAATGAGACAATTAGCTTCTCAATAA